A window of Mangifera indica cultivar Alphonso chromosome 13, CATAS_Mindica_2.1, whole genome shotgun sequence contains these coding sequences:
- the LOC123194312 gene encoding ethylene-responsive transcription factor ERF017-like, with translation MVKPTSKKPAETTSDSIYKGVRKRKWGKWVSEIRLPNSRQRIWLGSYDTPEKAARAFDAALFCLRGVTAKFNFPDNLPAIEGGRSLTPSQIQAAAAKFANSEPSSTSITQSSEQSVSDLQTEYSSPSISDLNSDGAFDDSFLDFLNTTGSSGYVPDFGVFSQFDDLCGDIFAAPPPTVDYGDQINLDEILVADSFLWNF, from the coding sequence ATGGTGAAACCCACAAGCAAGAAACCCGCGGAGACAACAAGTGACTCCATTTACAAGGGCGTCCGCAAGCGAAAATGGGGCAAATGGGTTTCCGAAATCAGACTACCAAACAGCCGCCAAAGAATTTGGTTGGGATCCTATGACACTCCTGAGAAAGCCGCTCGTGCTTTCGACGCTGCACTTTTTTGCTTACGTGGCGTCACTGCTAAGTTTAATTTTCCCGACAATCTACCCGCCATAGAAGGCGGCCGCTCCCTTACACCTTCCCAAATTCAAGCAGCTGCGGCGAAGTTCGCTAACTCGGAGCCTTCTTCAACTTCGATAACTCAGTCTTCGGAACAGTCTGTGTCCGATTTACAAACGGAATATTCGTCTCCGTCCATCTCGGACTTAAATAGTGATGGTGCCTTTGACGACTCCTTCttggattttttaaatacaaCGGGTTCCAGTGGTTACGTGCCCGATTTTGGGGTTTTTTCTCAGTTTGATGATCTGTGTGGTGATATTTTTGCAGCACCACCTCCGACCGTTGATTACGGCGACCAAATTAATCTTGATGAGATTTTAGTGGCTGATTCTTTTCTTTGGAATTTCTAA
- the LOC123194290 gene encoding auxin response factor 19-like isoform X2 — MKINMKAPANGLLTNSAEGERKNINSELWHACAGPLVSLPPVGSLVVYFPQGHSEQVAASMQKETDFVPSYPNLPSKLICMLHNVTLHADPETDEVYAQMTLQPVSKYEKEALLASDMGLKQNRQPTEFFCKTLTASDTSTHGGFSVPRRAAEKIFPSLDYSMQPPAQELVARDLHETSWTFRHIYRGQPKRHLLTTGWSVFVSTKRLFAGDSVLFIRDEKSQLLLGIRRANRQQPALSSSVISSDSMHIGILAAAAHAASNNSPFTIFYNPRASPSEFVIPLAKYNKAMYTQVSLGIRFRMMFETEESGVRRYMGTITGISDLDPVRWKGSQWRNIQVGWDESTAGERPSRVSIWEIEPVVTPFYICPPPFFRAKFPKQPGMPDDESDIDNAFKRAMPWLGDDFGMKDAQSMIFPGLSLVQWMSMQQNNQFPAAQSGFFPPMASSASLHNNLGSDDPSKLLNFQASALSAPNLQFNKANLHNQVNQLGQPPIAWPQQQQQPQQLLQTSVNQQQQQHTQLQQQRQQPHHQLLQPQPQQQQHHHQPPATSQQQPPQPSPPPPQTQSQSNSQSQSQPQLPQRQQQQQQPTSAPPPQHQQQMFLPTTVNNGLLAANPNQNVQQPGVYSQLQQQQLLTTTTQSPQSIVSTNKNSYQLTSLPQESQFQQQIEQPSLLQRHQQQTQLPQSSIQFLQQNLAQRTQQQPQVQQLPQQGMSEQQQFQFQLQQKFQQQQQVFSPSSSLLQPQILQQQLAHQQNQQLLQIPVSQNQQQQLSSNCFSTSVHVQPQQLPMNQPPNQHKPLIGIRAHSGLTDGDAPSCSTSPSTNNCQVSPSNFLNRNQQGPAILMGDLVVEPANNLVQELHSKSDIRIKHELPNSKGPEHLKYKGTLTEQLEASSSGTSYCLDPGNIQQNFSLPTYCLDGDAQSHPRNNLPFTANLDGMAPDTLLSRGFDSQKDLQNLLSNYGNTPRDIETELSTAALSSQSFGVPNIPFKPGCSNDVAINEAGVLSGGLWANQTQRMRTYTKVHKRGSVGRSIDVTRYKGYDELRHDLARMFGIEGQLEDPQSSDWKLVYVDHENDILLVGDDPWDEFVSCVQSIKILSSAEVQQMSLDGDLGNVPVPNQACSGTDSGNAWRGHYDDNSAASFNR, encoded by the exons ATGAAAATAAACATGAAGGCTCCCGCTAATGGGCTTCTAACAAATTCTGCCGAAG GGGAGAGGAAGAACATTAATTCAGAACTATGGCATGCTTGTGCCGGACCACTGGTTTCTTTGCCTCCGGTTGGAAGTCTTGTAGTTTACTTCCCTCAAGGCCACAGCGAGCAA GTTGCAGCATCGATGCAGAAGGAGACTGATTTCGTACCCAGCTACCCTAATCTGCCTTCCAAGTTGATTTGCATGCTTCATAATGTCACATTGCAT GCTGATCCAGAGACTGATGAGGTCTATGCTCAGATGACACTTCAACCTGTAAGCAAA TATGAAAAGGAAGCATTATTGGCATCTGATATGGGCCTCAAGCAAAACAGGCAACCAACCGAGTTTTTCTGCAAAACTCTTACAGCAAGTGATACCAGCACTCATGGTGGATTTTCTGTACCTCGCCGAGCAGCAGAGAAGATCTTCCCATCTCTA GATTATTCGATGCAACCACCTGCCCAGGAGCTAGTAGCTAGAGATTTACATGAAACTTCATGGACATTCAGACATATTTATCGAG GCCAGCCAAAGAGGCATCTGCTAACTACAGGTTGGAGTGTTTTTGTTAGCACTAAAAGACTGTTTGCTGGTGATTCTGTTCTTTTTATAAG AGATGAAAAGTCACAGCTTTTATTGGGAATTAGGCGTGCTAATAGACAGCAGCCTGCCCTTTCCTCATCAGTCATATCCAGTGACAGCATGCATATTGGAATTCTTGCTGCTGCTGCTCATGCTGCTTCGAATAACAGCCCATTTACCATATTTTACAATCCTAG AGCAAGCCCTTCTGAGTTTGTGATTCCCTTAGCCAAGTATAACAAGGCAATGTATACCCAAGTTTCACTTGGTATCCGATTTAGAATGATGTTTGAAACTGAGGAGTCAGGAGTGCGCAGATACATGGGCACCATCACCGGTATTAGTGATTTGGATCCTGTGCGATGGAAAGGTTCACAGTGGCGTAATATTCAG GTTGGATGGGATGAATCTACAGCTGGTGAACGTCCAAGCCGAGTTTCAATATGGGAAATTGAACCTGTCGTAACTCCTTTCTACATTTGCCCTCCTCCATTTTTCAGAGCCAAGTTTCCCAAACAACCAGGGATGCCAG ATGATGAGTCCGACATAGATAATGCTTTCAAGCGAGCTATGCCCTGGCTCGGAGATGATTTTGGTATGAAGGATGCCCAAAGCATGATCTTCCCTGGTCTGAGTTTAGTCCAGTGGATGAGCATGCAACAGAATAATCAGTTTCCAGCTGCTCAGTCAGGTTTCTTCCCTCCCATGGCTTCTTCCGCATCCCTGCATAATAACCTTGGCTCGGACGATCCATCAAAGTTATTGAATTTTCAAGCTTCTGCACTATCTGCACCAAATCTGCAGTTCAACAAAGCAAATCTGCATAACCAAGTCAACCAGCTGGGCCAACCCCCTATCGCATGGCcccagcagcagcagcaaccgCAGCAATTGTTGCAGACTTCTGTAAACCAACAGCAGCAACAACATACTCAACTTCAACAGCAGCGACAGCAGCCACATCATCAGCTTCTTCAGCCACAGCCGCAACAACAGCAACACCACCACCAACCTCCAGCAACATCGCAACAACAACCACCACAACCATCCCCTCCCCCACCACAGACACAATCACAGTCAAATTCACAATCGCAATCACAACCACAGCTACCACAACGACAACAGCAACAGCAACAACCAACATCAGCACCACCTccacaacatcaacaacaaatgtTCCTTCCTACAACTGTAAATAATGGTTTGCTTGCAGCTAACCCAAATCAAAATGTCCAGCAACCAGGTGTTTACTCGCAGCTTCAGCAGCAACAATTACTGACAACCACAACACAGTCCCCCcaaagtattgtttccactaaTAAGAATTCATACCAACTGACATCCTTACCACAAGAATCGCAGTTCCAACAACAAATAGAACAACCTAGTCTTTTACAGAGGCATCAGCAACAAACACAATTGCCACAATCTTCCATTCAGTTCTTACAACAAAACCTTGCACAGAGGACACAGCAACAGCCACAAGTTCAGCAGTTACCGCAGCAGGGCATGTCAGAGCAACAACAATTTCAGTTCCAGTTGCAACAGAAATTTCAGCAACAGCAGCAAGTTTTTTCTCCATCAAGCTCGCTTTTGCAGCCTCAGATTCTACAGCAACAGCTGGCCCATCAACAAAACCAGCAATTACTGCAGATTCCTGTGTCTCAGAATCAGCAGCAGCAACTAAGTAGCAACTGCTTCTCAACATCAGTACATGTGCAACCTCAACAGTTACCTATGAACCAACCTCCAAACCAGCATAAACCACTTATAGGAATCAGAGCACATTCTGGCCTTACAGATGGAGATGCTCCATCATGTTCAACCTCACCTTCTACAAATAATTGTCAGGTTTCTCCATCAAACTTCCTAAATAGAAACCAGCAAGGGCCAGCCATTCTGATGGGGGATTTGGTGGTTGAGCCTGCTAATAATTTGGTGCAGGAGCTTCACAGCAAATCTGATATCAGGATCAAACATGAGTTACCTAACTCAAAAGGACCAGAACATCTGAAGTACAAAGGTACCCTGACTGAACAGTTGGAAGCTTCCTCTTCTGGAACATCATATTGCCTGGATCCTGGCAACATCCAGCAGAATTTCTCTCTCCCCACCTACTGTTTGGATGGTGATGCCCAATCACACCCTCGAAACAATCTTCCTTTTACAGCTAATCTTGATGGAATGGCACCTGATACATTATTGTCAAGGGGATTTGACTCTCAAAAGGATCTCCAAAACTTGCTTTCTAACTATGGTAATACTCCAAGAGATATTGAGACAGAGTTGTCAACTGCTGCATTAAGCTCTCAGTCATTTGGAGTGCCAAACATACCTTTCAAACCTGGTTGTTCCAATGATGTTGCCATCAATGAAGCTGGGGTATTGAGTGGTGGACTATGGGCCAATCAGACTCAACGGATGCGGACATATACGAAG GTCCACAAGCGCGGCTCTGTGGGACGATCTATTGATGTCACACGATACAAAGGTTATGATGAGCTGAGGCATGATTTGGCTCGGATGTTTGGAATTGAAGGACAGCTAGAAGATCCGCAAAGTTCAGATTGGAAGCTAGTATATGTGGATCATGAAAATGACATCTTGCTTGTCGGTGATGATCCATGGGA TGAATTTGTAAGCTGTGTTCAGAGCATAAAAATACTTTCATCAGCCGAAGTACAGCAGATGAGCTTAGATGGAGATCTGGGCAATGTGCCAGTTCCAAATCAAGCTTGTAGCGGAACTGACAGTGGGAATGCATGGAGAGGTCACTATGATGATAACTCGGCTGCTTCGTTTAATCGATAG
- the LOC123193983 gene encoding 20 kDa chaperonin, chloroplastic-like: MSSVQLTASSIAVPARGLASFEGLRPSSVKLSSVGTTPNQRSFRSFVVKAATVVAPKYTSLKPLGDRVLVKIKTVEEKTDGGILLPTTAQSKPQSGEVVAVGEGKSIGKNKVGISVKTGAQVVYSKYAGTELEFSGSNHLILKEDDIVGLLETDDIKDLKPLNDRVFIKIAEAEEKTAGGLLLTEATKEKPSIGTVIAVGPGPLDEEGNRKALPMAPGNTVLYSKYAGNDFKGNDGTNYIALRATDVMAVLS; encoded by the exons ATGTCGAGCGTGCAGCTTACAGCATCATCAATTGCAGTTCCTGCAAGGGGTTTAGCATCGTTTGAAGGTCTAAGACCCTCCTCTGTCAAGCTCTCTTCTGTTGGAACCACTCCCAATCAACGCTCCTTTCGCTCTTTCGTCGTTAAAGCAGCCACTGTGGTAGCTCCAAAG TACACTTCGCTTAAACCCTTGGGCGATAGAGTGTTGGTTAAAATAAAGACGGTAGAGGAGAAAACGGATGGTGGTATTTTGCTTCCAACAACCGCTCAGTCAAAGCCTCAGTCCGGTGAGGTGGTTGCTGTTGGCGAGGGGAAGTCAATTGGGAAAAACAAAGTGGGCATTAGTGTGAAG ACTGGAGCCCAGGTTGTCTATTCCAAGTATGCAGGAACTGAATTGGAGTTCAGTGGTTCAAATCATCTCATACTGAAGGAGGATGACATAGTTGGCCTTCTTGAGACAGATGATATCAAAGATCTTAAGCCTTTGAATGATAGAGTATTCATAAAG ATTGCCGAAGCTGAGGAGAAAACTGCTGGAGGTCTGCTTCTGACAGAGGCAACCAAGGAGAAACCTTCCATCGGCACA GTGATTGCCGTTGGACCTGGCCCTCTAGATGAGGAAGGTAACAGAAAAGCACTACCCATGGCACCGGGGAACACAGTGTTGTACTCCAAGTATGCAGGGAATGACTTCAAGGGCAATGATGGTACTAACTACATTGCTCTAAGAGCAACCGATGTGATGGCTGTGCTCTCGTAG
- the LOC123194290 gene encoding auxin response factor 19-like isoform X1: MKINMKAPANGLLTNSAEGERKNINSELWHACAGPLVSLPPVGSLVVYFPQGHSEQVAASMQKETDFVPSYPNLPSKLICMLHNVTLHADPETDEVYAQMTLQPVSKYEKEALLASDMGLKQNRQPTEFFCKTLTASDTSTHGGFSVPRRAAEKIFPSLDYSMQPPAQELVARDLHETSWTFRHIYRGQPKRHLLTTGWSVFVSTKRLFAGDSVLFIRDEKSQLLLGIRRANRQQPALSSSVISSDSMHIGILAAAAHAASNNSPFTIFYNPRASPSEFVIPLAKYNKAMYTQVSLGIRFRMMFETEESGVRRYMGTITGISDLDPVRWKGSQWRNIQVGWDESTAGERPSRVSIWEIEPVVTPFYICPPPFFRAKFPKQPGMPDDESDIDNAFKRAMPWLGDDFGMKDAQSMIFPGLSLVQWMSMQQNNQFPAAQSGFFPPMASSASLHNNLGSDDPSKLLNFQASALSAPNLQFNKANLHNQVNQLGQPPIAWPQQQQQPQQLLQTSVNQQQQQHTQLQQQRQQPHHQLLQPQPQQQQHHHQPPATSQQQPPQPSPPPPQTQSQSNSQSQSQPQLPQRQQQQQQPTSAPPPQHQQQMFLPTTVNNGLLAANPNQNVQQPGVYSQLQQQQLLTTTTQSPQSIVSTNKNSYQLTSLPQESQFQQQIEQPSLLQRHQQQTQLPQSSIQFLQQNLAQRTQQQPQVQQLPQQGMSEQQQFQFQLQQKFQQQQQVFSPSSSLLQPQILQQQLAHQQNQQLLQIPVSQNQQQQLSSNCFSTSVHVQPQQLPMNQPPNQHKPLIGIRAHSGLTDGDAPSCSTSPSTNNCQVSPSNFLNRNQQGPAILMGDLVVEPANNLVQELHSKSDIRIKHELPNSKGPEHLKYKGTLTEQLEASSSGTSYCLDPGNIQQNFSLPTYCLDGDAQSHPRNNLPFTANLDGMAPDTLLSRGFDSQKDLQNLLSNYGNTPRDIETELSTAALSSQSFGVPNIPFKPGCSNDVAINEAGVLSGGLWANQTQRMRTYTKFPLLKVHKRGSVGRSIDVTRYKGYDELRHDLARMFGIEGQLEDPQSSDWKLVYVDHENDILLVGDDPWDEFVSCVQSIKILSSAEVQQMSLDGDLGNVPVPNQACSGTDSGNAWRGHYDDNSAASFNR; the protein is encoded by the exons ATGAAAATAAACATGAAGGCTCCCGCTAATGGGCTTCTAACAAATTCTGCCGAAG GGGAGAGGAAGAACATTAATTCAGAACTATGGCATGCTTGTGCCGGACCACTGGTTTCTTTGCCTCCGGTTGGAAGTCTTGTAGTTTACTTCCCTCAAGGCCACAGCGAGCAA GTTGCAGCATCGATGCAGAAGGAGACTGATTTCGTACCCAGCTACCCTAATCTGCCTTCCAAGTTGATTTGCATGCTTCATAATGTCACATTGCAT GCTGATCCAGAGACTGATGAGGTCTATGCTCAGATGACACTTCAACCTGTAAGCAAA TATGAAAAGGAAGCATTATTGGCATCTGATATGGGCCTCAAGCAAAACAGGCAACCAACCGAGTTTTTCTGCAAAACTCTTACAGCAAGTGATACCAGCACTCATGGTGGATTTTCTGTACCTCGCCGAGCAGCAGAGAAGATCTTCCCATCTCTA GATTATTCGATGCAACCACCTGCCCAGGAGCTAGTAGCTAGAGATTTACATGAAACTTCATGGACATTCAGACATATTTATCGAG GCCAGCCAAAGAGGCATCTGCTAACTACAGGTTGGAGTGTTTTTGTTAGCACTAAAAGACTGTTTGCTGGTGATTCTGTTCTTTTTATAAG AGATGAAAAGTCACAGCTTTTATTGGGAATTAGGCGTGCTAATAGACAGCAGCCTGCCCTTTCCTCATCAGTCATATCCAGTGACAGCATGCATATTGGAATTCTTGCTGCTGCTGCTCATGCTGCTTCGAATAACAGCCCATTTACCATATTTTACAATCCTAG AGCAAGCCCTTCTGAGTTTGTGATTCCCTTAGCCAAGTATAACAAGGCAATGTATACCCAAGTTTCACTTGGTATCCGATTTAGAATGATGTTTGAAACTGAGGAGTCAGGAGTGCGCAGATACATGGGCACCATCACCGGTATTAGTGATTTGGATCCTGTGCGATGGAAAGGTTCACAGTGGCGTAATATTCAG GTTGGATGGGATGAATCTACAGCTGGTGAACGTCCAAGCCGAGTTTCAATATGGGAAATTGAACCTGTCGTAACTCCTTTCTACATTTGCCCTCCTCCATTTTTCAGAGCCAAGTTTCCCAAACAACCAGGGATGCCAG ATGATGAGTCCGACATAGATAATGCTTTCAAGCGAGCTATGCCCTGGCTCGGAGATGATTTTGGTATGAAGGATGCCCAAAGCATGATCTTCCCTGGTCTGAGTTTAGTCCAGTGGATGAGCATGCAACAGAATAATCAGTTTCCAGCTGCTCAGTCAGGTTTCTTCCCTCCCATGGCTTCTTCCGCATCCCTGCATAATAACCTTGGCTCGGACGATCCATCAAAGTTATTGAATTTTCAAGCTTCTGCACTATCTGCACCAAATCTGCAGTTCAACAAAGCAAATCTGCATAACCAAGTCAACCAGCTGGGCCAACCCCCTATCGCATGGCcccagcagcagcagcaaccgCAGCAATTGTTGCAGACTTCTGTAAACCAACAGCAGCAACAACATACTCAACTTCAACAGCAGCGACAGCAGCCACATCATCAGCTTCTTCAGCCACAGCCGCAACAACAGCAACACCACCACCAACCTCCAGCAACATCGCAACAACAACCACCACAACCATCCCCTCCCCCACCACAGACACAATCACAGTCAAATTCACAATCGCAATCACAACCACAGCTACCACAACGACAACAGCAACAGCAACAACCAACATCAGCACCACCTccacaacatcaacaacaaatgtTCCTTCCTACAACTGTAAATAATGGTTTGCTTGCAGCTAACCCAAATCAAAATGTCCAGCAACCAGGTGTTTACTCGCAGCTTCAGCAGCAACAATTACTGACAACCACAACACAGTCCCCCcaaagtattgtttccactaaTAAGAATTCATACCAACTGACATCCTTACCACAAGAATCGCAGTTCCAACAACAAATAGAACAACCTAGTCTTTTACAGAGGCATCAGCAACAAACACAATTGCCACAATCTTCCATTCAGTTCTTACAACAAAACCTTGCACAGAGGACACAGCAACAGCCACAAGTTCAGCAGTTACCGCAGCAGGGCATGTCAGAGCAACAACAATTTCAGTTCCAGTTGCAACAGAAATTTCAGCAACAGCAGCAAGTTTTTTCTCCATCAAGCTCGCTTTTGCAGCCTCAGATTCTACAGCAACAGCTGGCCCATCAACAAAACCAGCAATTACTGCAGATTCCTGTGTCTCAGAATCAGCAGCAGCAACTAAGTAGCAACTGCTTCTCAACATCAGTACATGTGCAACCTCAACAGTTACCTATGAACCAACCTCCAAACCAGCATAAACCACTTATAGGAATCAGAGCACATTCTGGCCTTACAGATGGAGATGCTCCATCATGTTCAACCTCACCTTCTACAAATAATTGTCAGGTTTCTCCATCAAACTTCCTAAATAGAAACCAGCAAGGGCCAGCCATTCTGATGGGGGATTTGGTGGTTGAGCCTGCTAATAATTTGGTGCAGGAGCTTCACAGCAAATCTGATATCAGGATCAAACATGAGTTACCTAACTCAAAAGGACCAGAACATCTGAAGTACAAAGGTACCCTGACTGAACAGTTGGAAGCTTCCTCTTCTGGAACATCATATTGCCTGGATCCTGGCAACATCCAGCAGAATTTCTCTCTCCCCACCTACTGTTTGGATGGTGATGCCCAATCACACCCTCGAAACAATCTTCCTTTTACAGCTAATCTTGATGGAATGGCACCTGATACATTATTGTCAAGGGGATTTGACTCTCAAAAGGATCTCCAAAACTTGCTTTCTAACTATGGTAATACTCCAAGAGATATTGAGACAGAGTTGTCAACTGCTGCATTAAGCTCTCAGTCATTTGGAGTGCCAAACATACCTTTCAAACCTGGTTGTTCCAATGATGTTGCCATCAATGAAGCTGGGGTATTGAGTGGTGGACTATGGGCCAATCAGACTCAACGGATGCGGACATATACGAAG TTTCCACTGTTGAAGGTCCACAAGCGCGGCTCTGTGGGACGATCTATTGATGTCACACGATACAAAGGTTATGATGAGCTGAGGCATGATTTGGCTCGGATGTTTGGAATTGAAGGACAGCTAGAAGATCCGCAAAGTTCAGATTGGAAGCTAGTATATGTGGATCATGAAAATGACATCTTGCTTGTCGGTGATGATCCATGGGA TGAATTTGTAAGCTGTGTTCAGAGCATAAAAATACTTTCATCAGCCGAAGTACAGCAGATGAGCTTAGATGGAGATCTGGGCAATGTGCCAGTTCCAAATCAAGCTTGTAGCGGAACTGACAGTGGGAATGCATGGAGAGGTCACTATGATGATAACTCGGCTGCTTCGTTTAATCGATAG
- the LOC123195081 gene encoding ethylene-responsive transcription factor ERF016-like yields the protein MVKSSGEVVESNGVYSNRRYKGVRMRKWGKWVAEVRQPNSRGRIWLGSYKTADEAARAYDAAVFCLRGPSAKLNFPENPPDIPLDSEMTPAQIQEAALRHSRRSPGEAELRSHVVVRSVSGSGSGSGSSYGVGDVDAVDFVDAAYYQSPGAWSF from the coding sequence ATGGTGAAATCCAGCGGGGAGGTAGTCGAGAGTAACGGCGTTTACAGCAACAGACGTTACAAGGGCGTGAGAATGAGAAAATGGGGTAAATGGGTGGCGGAAGTTCGACAACCTAACAGTCGAGGAAGAATTTGGTTGGGATCATACAAAACGGCCGACGAAGCTGCCAGAGCTTACGATGCAGCCGTTTTCTGCTTACGTGGGCCCTCCGCGAAGCTCAATTTCCCGGAGAATCCTCCGGACATTCCATTGGATAGCGAAATGACTCCAGCTCAGATTCAAGAGGCTGCGCTTAGGCATTCTCGTAGATCTCCGGGTGAAGCGGAGCTGAGGTCTCACGTAGTCGTCCGTTCTGTTTCTGGATCGGGTTCGGGTTCGGGTTCCAGTTATGGAGTTGGTGACGTGGACGCTGTGGATTTTGTCGATGCGGCATATTATCAGTCACCTGGTGCGTGGAGCTTCTAA